The proteins below come from a single Streptomyces sp. B3I8 genomic window:
- a CDS encoding HAD family phosphatase translates to MAALGWLTPRRRSATARSVLAGEASAEAARKTSQDAGAPTAPDHEEPEAPFPVFGDDRAAAFFDLDNTVMQGAALFHFGRGLYKRKFFETRDLARFAWQQAWFRLAGVEDPEHMQEARDSALSIVKGHRVAELQSIGEEIYDEYMAERIWPGTRALAQAHLDAGQKVWLVTAAPVEIATVIARRLGLTGALGTVAESVDGVYTGRLVGEPLHGPAKAEAVRALATAEGLDLSRCAAYSDSHNDIPMLSLVGHPYAINPDAKLRKHARRLDWRLRDYRTGRKAAKVGIPAAAGVGAVAGGTAAAIALTRRRR, encoded by the coding sequence ATGGCCGCTCTCGGATGGCTCACCCCCCGTAGGCGCTCCGCCACCGCACGGAGCGTGCTGGCAGGCGAGGCCTCGGCGGAGGCCGCGCGCAAGACGTCCCAGGACGCCGGCGCCCCGACCGCCCCCGACCACGAGGAACCGGAAGCCCCGTTTCCCGTCTTCGGCGACGACCGGGCCGCCGCCTTCTTCGACCTGGACAACACCGTCATGCAGGGCGCCGCCCTGTTCCACTTCGGCCGCGGCCTGTACAAGCGGAAGTTCTTCGAGACCCGCGACCTCGCCCGCTTCGCCTGGCAGCAGGCGTGGTTCCGGCTGGCCGGTGTCGAGGACCCGGAGCACATGCAGGAGGCCCGCGACTCCGCGCTCTCCATCGTCAAGGGCCACCGCGTCGCCGAGCTGCAGTCGATCGGCGAGGAGATCTACGACGAGTACATGGCCGAGCGCATCTGGCCGGGCACCCGCGCGCTGGCCCAGGCGCACCTCGACGCCGGGCAGAAGGTGTGGCTCGTCACTGCCGCCCCCGTGGAGATCGCCACGGTGATCGCACGCCGGCTCGGCCTGACCGGCGCGCTCGGCACGGTCGCCGAGTCGGTCGACGGCGTCTACACCGGCCGCCTCGTCGGCGAGCCGCTGCACGGCCCGGCCAAGGCGGAGGCCGTACGGGCCCTGGCGACGGCGGAGGGCCTGGACCTGTCCCGCTGCGCCGCGTACAGCGACAGCCACAACGACATCCCGATGCTGTCCCTCGTCGGACATCCGTACGCGATCAACCCCGACGCGAAGCTGCGCAAGCACGCGCGCCGGCTCGACTGGCGACTGCGGGACTACCGCACCGGACGCAAGGCGGCGAAGGTCGGCATTCCCGCGGCCGCCGGCGTCGGCGCCGTGGCGGGCGGCACGGCCGCCGCGATCGCACTGACCCGTCGCCGCCGGTAA
- a CDS encoding glutaredoxin family protein: protein MSPLLRRASRARLVTLVRKPGCHLCDDAEAVVARVCADLDVPWEHKDITEDEELNRRYWEQIPVVLIDGEQHTFWRVNEDRLRKALG from the coding sequence ATGAGCCCTTTGCTGCGGCGCGCGTCCCGCGCCCGTCTCGTCACCCTCGTGCGCAAGCCCGGCTGTCATCTGTGCGACGACGCCGAGGCCGTCGTCGCCAGGGTGTGCGCCGATCTCGACGTGCCCTGGGAACACAAGGACATCACCGAGGACGAGGAACTCAACCGCCGCTACTGGGAGCAGATCCCCGTCGTACTCATCGACGGTGAACAGCACACCTTCTGGCGGGTGAACGAGGACCGCCTCCGCAAGGCCCTGGGCTGA
- a CDS encoding redox-sensing transcriptional repressor Rex — protein MATGRTHRPATRSRGIPEATVARLPLYLRALTALSERSVPTVSSEELAAAAGVNSAKLRKDFSYLGSYGTRGVGYDVEYLVYQISRELGLTQDWPVVIVGIGNLGAALANYGGFASRGFRVAALIDADPALTGRTVAGIAVQHTDELEKIIEDNGVSIGVIATPAGAAQQVCERLVAAGVTSILNFAPTVLSVPDGVDVRKVDLSIELQILAFHEQRKAGEENPGAGIDGALPAAEEPPVVAKRAARNQAPAVDAGPTPLSPEQGPDGDVPAVMPA, from the coding sequence GTGGCAACTGGCCGAACTCACCGACCGGCGACCCGCAGCCGAGGAATTCCCGAGGCCACCGTCGCCCGTCTTCCGCTGTACCTCCGAGCCCTCACCGCACTGTCGGAACGCTCGGTACCCACGGTCTCCTCGGAGGAACTCGCGGCCGCGGCGGGAGTCAACTCCGCCAAGCTGCGCAAGGACTTCTCCTATCTCGGCTCCTACGGCACCCGGGGTGTGGGGTACGACGTCGAGTACCTCGTCTACCAGATCTCCCGCGAGCTGGGCCTGACGCAGGACTGGCCGGTCGTCATCGTCGGCATCGGCAACCTCGGCGCCGCGCTCGCCAATTACGGCGGGTTCGCCTCCCGCGGCTTCCGGGTCGCCGCGCTGATAGACGCCGACCCCGCCCTGACCGGCAGGACGGTCGCGGGCATCGCGGTGCAGCACACCGACGAGCTCGAGAAGATCATCGAGGACAACGGTGTGTCGATCGGCGTCATCGCCACCCCCGCCGGTGCCGCCCAGCAGGTGTGCGAGCGACTGGTCGCCGCCGGTGTCACCTCCATCCTGAACTTCGCGCCGACCGTGCTGTCCGTCCCCGACGGCGTCGACGTGCGCAAGGTCGACCTCTCCATCGAGCTGCAGATCCTCGCCTTCCACGAGCAGCGCAAGGCCGGCGAGGAGAACCCGGGAGCCGGTATCGACGGCGCCCTGCCGGCCGCGGAGGAGCCGCCGGTCGTCGCCAAGCGCGCCGCGAGGAACCAGGCCCCCGCCGTCGACGCCGGGCCGACGCCTCTCTCCCCCGAGCAGGGGCCCGACGGGGACGTCCCCGCCGTGATGCCGGCATGA
- a CDS encoding glutamyl-tRNA reductase encodes MSLLVVGLSHRSAPVSVLERAALNADAQSKLLQDTVAAEPATEAAVLATCNRIELYADVDKFHAGVAELSTLLAQHSGVGLDELTPYLYVHYEDRAVHHLFSVACGLDSMVVGEGQILGQIKDSLATAQELHTAGRLLNDLFQQALRVGKRAHSETGIDRAGQSLVTFGLEQLAAGAPVEGWARGKRALVIGAGSMSSLAAVTLARVGVAEVVIANRTHERAERLARTLTEGDDTDVTAWAVPMETVPDELTRADVAVSCTGATGLVLTAQEIAAAVEGRIPSPRVLAAVPATASVRTGVRPTGTGERTGGAGDENCPLDLSAVQGATGATGGFSVAGEAAVAGMDAATLEQHAVWVDKGTGTADRRDGGRRAPDRTPADDTELIAALAAAAEAFGRIPERRLPEPVAEIPRPTPVLSLLDLAMPRDIDAAAHRLRGVRLVDLESLAEASADAPMAADVEQVRRIVSDEVAAFGAAQRAAHITPTVVALRTMAADVVASEIARLDGRLPDLDDRQRGEITRTVRRVVDKLLHAPTVRVKQLAAEPGGAGYADALRTLFDLDPETVARVSRTDGADRPPADAVGALRSAGIAGSAESAGITGTTAEDARSGTSTMNNTENAKNRGRA; translated from the coding sequence ATGAGTCTCCTCGTCGTCGGGCTGAGTCACCGCAGCGCCCCGGTCAGCGTCCTGGAGCGCGCCGCCCTGAACGCGGACGCCCAGTCCAAGCTGCTCCAGGACACGGTCGCCGCCGAACCGGCCACCGAGGCCGCGGTGCTCGCCACCTGCAACCGCATAGAGCTCTACGCCGACGTGGACAAGTTCCACGCGGGCGTCGCCGAGCTGTCCACGCTGCTCGCCCAGCACAGCGGGGTCGGTCTGGACGAGCTCACTCCTTATCTTTATGTGCACTACGAGGACCGCGCCGTCCACCACCTGTTCTCGGTGGCCTGCGGGCTGGACTCGATGGTCGTCGGCGAGGGCCAGATCCTCGGCCAGATCAAGGACTCCCTCGCCACCGCGCAGGAGCTGCACACCGCCGGCCGGCTGCTGAACGACCTGTTCCAGCAGGCCCTGCGGGTCGGCAAGCGCGCCCACTCCGAGACCGGCATCGACCGCGCCGGGCAGTCCCTGGTCACCTTCGGCCTGGAACAGCTCGCCGCCGGTGCCCCGGTGGAGGGCTGGGCCCGCGGCAAGCGCGCCCTGGTGATCGGCGCCGGCTCCATGTCCTCGCTGGCGGCGGTGACGCTCGCCCGGGTCGGCGTGGCCGAGGTCGTGATCGCCAACCGTACCCACGAGCGGGCCGAGCGGCTGGCGCGGACCCTCACCGAGGGCGACGACACGGACGTCACCGCGTGGGCCGTGCCGATGGAAACGGTGCCCGACGAGCTGACACGTGCCGACGTCGCGGTGTCCTGCACGGGTGCGACCGGCCTGGTGCTGACCGCGCAGGAGATCGCCGCGGCCGTCGAGGGCCGGATCCCCTCGCCGCGCGTCCTGGCCGCCGTCCCCGCGACGGCATCCGTGCGCACCGGCGTGCGCCCCACCGGCACCGGCGAGCGGACCGGTGGCGCCGGTGACGAGAACTGCCCGCTGGACCTGTCCGCCGTGCAGGGTGCCACCGGTGCCACCGGCGGGTTCTCCGTCGCGGGCGAGGCCGCCGTCGCCGGCATGGACGCCGCGACGCTGGAGCAGCACGCCGTCTGGGTCGACAAGGGCACGGGCACCGCGGACCGCCGCGACGGCGGCCGCCGCGCCCCGGACCGCACCCCCGCGGACGACACCGAACTGATCGCCGCGCTCGCCGCCGCCGCCGAGGCCTTCGGCCGCATCCCCGAGCGCCGCCTGCCCGAGCCGGTGGCCGAGATCCCGCGCCCCACCCCCGTGCTGTCGCTGCTGGACCTGGCGATGCCGAGGGACATCGACGCGGCCGCGCACCGGCTGCGCGGCGTGCGCCTGGTCGACCTGGAGTCGCTGGCCGAGGCCTCCGCCGACGCGCCGATGGCCGCCGACGTCGAGCAGGTCCGCCGCATCGTCTCCGACGAGGTCGCCGCGTTCGGCGCCGCCCAGCGGGCCGCGCACATCACCCCGACGGTCGTCGCGCTGCGTACGATGGCTGCCGACGTGGTCGCGAGCGAGATCGCCCGGCTCGACGGACGCCTGCCGGACCTCGACGACAGACAGCGCGGCGAGATCACCCGCACCGTGCGGCGCGTCGTCGACAAACTGCTGCACGCCCCGACCGTACGGGTCAAGCAGCTGGCCGCCGAGCCCGGCGGCGCCGGGTACGCGGACGCGCTGCGCACCCTGTTCGACCTGGACCCCGAGACGGTCGCCCGGGTCTCCCGGACGGACGGCGCGGACCGGCCCCCGGCCGACGCGGTCGGCGCCCTGAGGAGTGCGGGGATCGCGGGGAGTGCGGAAAGTGCGGGGATCACCGGCACGACCGCCGAGGACGCGCGGAGCGGCACCAGCACCATGAACAACACCGAGAACGCCAAGAACCGAGGGCGAGCATGA
- the hemC gene encoding hydroxymethylbilane synthase yields the protein MTEQALRLGTRRSKLAMAQSGLVADAVGEVTGRPVELVEITTYGDTSREHLAQIGGTGVFVAALREALLRGEVDFAVHSLKDLPTTQPDELTLAAVPRREDPRDVLIARDGLTFAELPDGARVGTGSPRRMAQLNAYARDHGMRIETVPIRGNIDTRIGYVRKGELDAVVLAAAGLNRIGRTSEVTDFLSVDTVLPAPGQGALAVECRTAGNAADAALAAALAELDDPFTRAAVTAERALLAALEAGCSAPVGALADLLDDGQIDKEMRLRGVVGTTDGSTLVQMSTTGPVPETHDQAMALGRELASEMLAKGAAGLMGERAQ from the coding sequence ATGACTGAGCAGGCACTGAGGCTGGGGACCAGGCGCAGCAAGCTGGCCATGGCCCAGTCCGGACTGGTGGCCGATGCGGTCGGTGAGGTGACCGGACGGCCCGTCGAGCTCGTGGAGATCACGACGTACGGGGACACCTCGCGCGAGCACCTGGCGCAGATCGGCGGCACCGGTGTGTTCGTCGCCGCGCTGCGTGAGGCGCTGCTGCGCGGCGAGGTCGACTTCGCCGTGCACTCGCTCAAGGACCTGCCGACCACGCAGCCCGACGAGCTGACCCTGGCCGCCGTGCCCCGGCGCGAGGACCCGCGCGACGTGCTGATCGCCCGGGACGGGTTGACCTTCGCCGAGCTGCCGGACGGCGCCCGCGTCGGCACCGGCTCGCCGCGCCGCATGGCGCAGCTCAACGCGTACGCCCGCGACCACGGGATGCGCATCGAGACGGTGCCGATCCGCGGCAACATCGACACCCGTATCGGATACGTCCGCAAGGGCGAGCTGGACGCGGTGGTGCTGGCCGCCGCCGGGCTCAACCGGATCGGCAGGACCTCCGAGGTGACCGACTTCCTGTCGGTCGACACCGTGCTTCCGGCCCCCGGCCAGGGGGCCCTGGCGGTCGAGTGCCGGACGGCGGGCAACGCCGCCGACGCCGCACTCGCCGCCGCGCTCGCGGAGCTCGACGACCCGTTCACCCGGGCCGCCGTCACCGCCGAGCGAGCCCTGCTCGCCGCCCTGGAGGCCGGCTGCAGTGCGCCCGTGGGTGCGCTCGCCGACCTTCTGGACGACGGGCAGATCGACAAGGAAATGCGCCTGCGCGGCGTCGTCGGCACCACCGACGGCTCGACGCTGGTGCAGATGTCCACCACCGGTCCCGTGCCCGAGACGCACGACCAGGCAATGGCGCTCGGTCGCGAACTCGCCTCCGAGATGCTGGCCAAGGGCGCGGCCGGTCTGATGGGGGAGCGAGCACAGTGA
- a CDS encoding uroporphyrinogen-III synthase, translating to MSPTNLPVGHGSGHVTFLGAGPGDPGLLTLRAVEALAHADVLVAEPDVLDVVRVHAPPGVTVLRTEADASVPSAAYAGTPQLAVVDDASTTAAVPASRDAANLVMQAARGGRRVVRAVTGDPGLDTCAAEEMLACAAAGVTFEVVPGVATAVGVPAYAGVPLRDAEGTDVRFVDARTASDRCWSEVGASDCTVVVSTTLDSVAAAAGELVTGGRKPDTPLTVTVGGTTTRQRTWTATLGTIAQTLKQAKVLPSPEGGRSVIAVVGERSAAAQRERLSWFESKPLFGWRVLVPRTKEQAASLSDQLRSYGAVPHEVPTIAVEPPRTPQQMERAVKGLVTGRYEWIAFTSVNAVKAVREKFEEYGLDARAFAGIKVAAVGEQTANALIAFGVKPDLVPSGEQSAAGLLEDWPPYDPVFDPIDRVFLPRADIATETLVAGLIELGWEVDDVTAYRTVRASPPPAETREAIKGGGFDAVLFTSSSTVRNLVGIAGKPHNVTVIACIGPATAKTAEEHGLRVDVMSPEPSVQKLAEALADFGARRRRAALEAGDPVTRPSERRPGSRRRRSTTTT from the coding sequence GTGAGCCCCACCAACCTTCCCGTAGGCCACGGATCCGGGCACGTCACCTTCCTGGGTGCCGGCCCCGGGGACCCGGGGCTGCTGACCCTGCGCGCCGTGGAGGCGCTGGCGCACGCGGACGTCCTCGTCGCCGAGCCGGACGTGCTCGACGTCGTGCGTGTCCACGCTCCGCCGGGCGTCACCGTGCTGCGCACGGAGGCGGACGCGTCGGTCCCCTCCGCCGCCTACGCGGGCACACCTCAACTGGCGGTCGTCGACGATGCGTCAACAACCGCTGCCGTCCCCGCATCCAGGGATGCCGCCAATCTTGTCATGCAGGCCGCGCGGGGCGGCAGGCGGGTCGTGCGTGCGGTGACCGGGGACCCCGGGCTCGACACGTGCGCCGCCGAGGAGATGCTCGCCTGCGCCGCCGCGGGTGTGACCTTCGAGGTGGTGCCCGGCGTCGCGACCGCCGTCGGCGTGCCCGCGTACGCCGGTGTGCCGCTGCGGGACGCCGAGGGCACGGACGTCAGGTTCGTCGACGCCCGTACCGCCTCCGACCGCTGCTGGAGCGAGGTCGGCGCCTCCGACTGCACGGTCGTCGTCTCCACCACGCTGGACTCCGTGGCCGCCGCCGCGGGCGAACTGGTGACCGGGGGCCGCAAGCCGGACACCCCGCTGACCGTGACGGTCGGCGGTACGACGACGCGGCAGCGCACCTGGACCGCCACGCTCGGCACGATCGCGCAGACGCTGAAGCAGGCCAAGGTGCTGCCCTCGCCGGAGGGCGGCCGTTCGGTGATAGCCGTCGTCGGCGAGCGTTCCGCCGCGGCGCAGCGCGAGCGGCTGTCCTGGTTCGAGTCCAAGCCGCTGTTCGGCTGGCGGGTGCTCGTGCCGCGCACCAAGGAGCAGGCGGCGTCGCTCTCCGACCAGCTGCGCTCCTACGGTGCCGTGCCGCACGAGGTCCCGACGATCGCCGTCGAACCGCCGCGCACGCCGCAGCAGATGGAGCGCGCGGTCAAGGGCCTGGTCACCGGCCGCTACGAGTGGATCGCGTTCACCTCGGTCAACGCGGTGAAGGCGGTCCGGGAGAAGTTCGAGGAGTACGGCCTGGACGCGCGCGCCTTCGCGGGCATCAAGGTCGCCGCGGTCGGCGAGCAGACCGCGAACGCGCTGATCGCCTTCGGGGTGAAGCCGGATCTGGTGCCGAGCGGCGAGCAGTCGGCCGCGGGTCTGCTGGAGGACTGGCCGCCGTACGACCCGGTCTTCGACCCGATCGACCGGGTCTTCCTCCCGCGTGCCGACATCGCCACCGAGACGCTGGTGGCCGGCCTGATCGAGCTGGGCTGGGAGGTCGACGACGTCACCGCCTACCGCACGGTGCGTGCCTCGCCGCCGCCCGCGGAGACCCGTGAGGCGATCAAGGGCGGCGGCTTCGACGCGGTCCTGTTCACGTCGTCCTCGACGGTGCGGAACCTGGTCGGCATCGCCGGCAAGCCGCACAACGTGACGGTCATCGCCTGCATCGGCCCGGCCACGGCGAAGACGGCGGAGGAGCACGGGCTGCGGGTGGACGTCATGTCGCCCGAGCCGTCGGTGCAGAAGCTGGCCGAGGCGCTGGCGGACTTCGGCGCCCGCCGCCGCCGTGCGGCGCTGGAGGCGGGCGACCCGGTCACCCGCCCGAGCGAACGCCGCCCGGGGTCGCGCCGGAGGCGCTCGACGACCACGACGTGA
- a CDS encoding SDR family oxidoreductase, translating to MIVVTGATGNIGRPLTRTLAATGAQVTAVSRHAAAVPDGVRHLVADLADPDSLTPALTGAKSLFLMLSGDLHATGADPADLIARAAGSGVRRVVLLSTLGVVTRPFGTTRLAMRALEDTLRESGPEWAVLRPGGFASNALWWAESVRTRRVVAAPFGDVGVPVVDPADIAEVAAACLLEDRHTGSSYELTGPAVITPREQTQALADALGSPVGFHELTREEARAGMARSMPAELADDTLDILGSPSPAELHVSPDVERVLGRAPRTFADWAARHVDVFR from the coding sequence ATGATCGTGGTGACTGGGGCCACCGGAAACATCGGGCGGCCGTTGACGCGCACGCTCGCCGCGACGGGCGCGCAGGTGACGGCGGTCTCGCGGCACGCGGCGGCGGTGCCGGACGGCGTCCGCCACCTGGTGGCCGACCTCGCCGACCCGGACAGCCTCACGCCCGCGCTGACCGGCGCGAAGTCGCTCTTCCTGATGCTGTCCGGCGACCTGCACGCGACCGGGGCCGACCCGGCCGACCTCATCGCCCGGGCCGCCGGCAGCGGAGTCCGCCGCGTCGTCCTGCTCTCCACCCTCGGGGTGGTGACCAGGCCCTTCGGCACCACCCGCCTCGCGATGCGGGCGCTGGAGGACACGCTGCGGGAGTCCGGTCCGGAGTGGGCCGTCCTGCGGCCGGGCGGCTTCGCCTCCAACGCGCTGTGGTGGGCCGAGTCCGTCCGCACCCGGCGGGTCGTCGCCGCGCCCTTCGGAGACGTCGGGGTGCCGGTCGTCGACCCGGCGGACATCGCCGAGGTCGCGGCGGCCTGCCTGCTGGAAGACCGGCACACCGGCAGCTCCTACGAGCTGACCGGACCGGCGGTCATCACGCCCCGGGAACAGACGCAGGCGCTCGCCGACGCACTGGGCTCGCCCGTCGGGTTCCACGAACTGACCCGGGAGGAGGCCAGGGCCGGCATGGCACGGAGCATGCCTGCGGAGCTCGCCGACGACACGCTGGACATCCTCGGCTCCCCCAGCCCGGCCGAGCTGCACGTCAGCCCGGACGTCGAGCGGGTGCTGGGCCGCGCCCCGCGCACCTTCGCGGACTGGGCCGCCCGCCACGTCGACGTGTTCCGCTGA
- a CDS encoding helix-turn-helix domain-containing protein, whose product MVEGVQHRQAGAGRRYDVFHTDCLARDMVDHVTSRWGVWVLISLRSNDLRFYELRESIQGISEKMLAQTLRTLVQDGLVWRKVEPTTPPQVTYGLTGFGREIGEPLTELFDRITHRLSARDGE is encoded by the coding sequence ATGGTGGAAGGCGTGCAGCACAGACAGGCCGGAGCGGGCAGGCGCTATGACGTGTTTCACACGGACTGCCTCGCGAGGGACATGGTCGACCATGTGACGAGCAGGTGGGGCGTCTGGGTGCTCATCTCCCTGCGGAGCAACGACCTCCGCTTCTACGAGCTGCGGGAGAGCATTCAGGGCATCAGCGAGAAGATGCTCGCCCAGACCCTGCGCACGCTGGTCCAGGACGGCCTGGTCTGGCGGAAGGTCGAGCCGACGACACCGCCTCAGGTGACCTACGGGCTGACCGGGTTCGGCCGGGAGATCGGCGAGCCGCTGACGGAGCTGTTCGACCGGATCACGCACCGCCTGTCGGCACGCGACGGGGAATGA
- a CDS encoding alpha/beta hydrolase — translation MNRMLKATAVAALCCTVAGTGYVGVAQAAGHDGGADGSTVRATHAGSTGRVDSFVGEKKISVEGHSVNVSCAGRQTGRKPVVMLVAGLGDGLGAMADLQRTLSEKNRVCSYDRLGEGGSDKPEGPQSMADTGRVLTGVIDRVSGDSPVVLAGHSLGGLIAARYAPDHRDKVKGLVLMDATSSTTTADVTRVIPESATGDAGDLRAQTIGVMQGQNPENLVVPDGKVRSAGWIPAEVIRHGQQYLAQFPAYGPRLEADWTKGQYTWTTVSHRGTIRVAENSGHYIYVDRKDLAVKSIQRVAAEVTQQNNGRWGHEGR, via the coding sequence ATGAACCGCATGCTCAAGGCCACCGCCGTCGCCGCGCTGTGCTGCACCGTCGCCGGAACCGGATACGTGGGTGTGGCGCAGGCCGCCGGACACGACGGCGGGGCGGACGGCAGCACTGTCAGGGCGACCCACGCGGGCAGCACGGGCCGGGTCGACTCCTTCGTCGGGGAGAAGAAGATCAGTGTGGAGGGGCATTCGGTGAACGTGTCCTGCGCGGGGCGGCAGACGGGGCGCAAGCCCGTGGTCATGCTGGTGGCGGGTCTGGGGGACGGCCTGGGCGCGATGGCGGACCTGCAGAGGACGCTGAGTGAGAAGAACCGGGTCTGCTCCTACGACCGGCTCGGTGAGGGCGGGAGTGACAAGCCGGAGGGTCCGCAGAGCATGGCGGACACGGGCCGGGTGCTGACCGGGGTGATCGACCGGGTGTCCGGTGACTCGCCTGTCGTGCTTGCCGGTCACTCGCTGGGTGGTCTGATCGCGGCCCGTTACGCTCCCGACCACCGTGACAAGGTCAAGGGTCTGGTTCTGATGGATGCCACCTCGTCGACGACGACGGCGGATGTGACCCGGGTGATCCCGGAGTCGGCCACCGGTGACGCGGGCGATCTGCGGGCGCAGACCATTGGGGTCATGCAGGGGCAGAACCCGGAGAACCTCGTCGTCCCCGACGGGAAGGTCCGGTCGGCGGGGTGGATCCCGGCCGAGGTCATCCGGCACGGGCAGCAGTACCTGGCCCAGTTCCCGGCCTACGGGCCCCGGTTGGAGGCCGACTGGACGAAGGGTCAGTACACGTGGACGACCGTGTCCCACCGCGGCACGATCCGCGTGGCGGAGAACAGCGGCCACTACATCTACGTAGACCGCAAGGACCTGGCCGTGAAGTCGATCCAGCGGGTCGCCGCCGAGGTCACGCAGCAGAACAACGGCCGGTGGGGGCACGAGGGGCGCTGA
- a CDS encoding AAA family ATPase, which produces MTITTADTSRLTLALVGGYAGSGKSEAGKLLAAATGWAMLDKDTLSRPLTERLLQAMGGDPDDRHSPAYLEHVRPLEYECLMKAAWENLECGISVVLVAPFLAEAADTQWTGRVARRCRRLGARFEALWVDSDVESMRERLISRNASRDTWKLAHWSAYANGMDLDLRPVVSHHVIDNRITASRPLAEQCESVAQTLRERS; this is translated from the coding sequence GTGACCATCACAACCGCAGATACGAGTCGGCTCACCCTCGCGCTGGTCGGGGGGTATGCCGGTTCGGGCAAGTCGGAGGCCGGCAAGTTGCTCGCGGCGGCGACGGGGTGGGCGATGCTCGACAAGGACACGCTGAGCCGCCCCCTCACGGAACGGCTCCTGCAGGCCATGGGCGGTGACCCGGACGACCGGCACAGTCCCGCGTATCTGGAGCATGTCAGGCCACTGGAATACGAGTGCCTGATGAAGGCGGCCTGGGAGAACCTCGAGTGCGGCATCTCCGTCGTCCTGGTCGCACCCTTTCTCGCCGAGGCCGCCGACACCCAGTGGACCGGCCGGGTGGCGAGGCGGTGCCGTCGGCTGGGTGCCCGGTTCGAGGCGCTGTGGGTGGACAGCGACGTGGAGTCCATGCGGGAACGTCTGATCTCGCGCAACGCCTCGCGGGACACCTGGAAACTGGCTCACTGGTCGGCGTACGCGAACGGCATGGACCTCGATCTGCGCCCGGTCGTCTCTCATCATGTGATCGACAACCGCATCACCGCGTCCCGGCCCCTGGCCGAACAGTGCGAGTCCGTGGCACAGACACTGAGGGAGAGATCATGA
- a CDS encoding guanylate kinase yields MTAVALYGPPTAGKDTVTAALSAVDPRFELLTKLKQGTGRSAGYRFVTEDELNDLRAQNRVLVETRRYGNVYAVDRRLLEEPQKHGQVPVVHMGNVTDLRTLLSDTGTRWLRVLLWVPRGVCETRSRLRNDADTAKRLKAWDETARDLLDSDLRDLFDVVVRTDEVEPEQAARKVVAALDGPAVPARLPDELRAAVDLVT; encoded by the coding sequence ATGACCGCCGTCGCCCTCTACGGTCCGCCCACGGCGGGGAAGGACACCGTCACCGCGGCGCTGTCCGCCGTCGACCCCCGTTTCGAGCTGCTCACCAAGCTGAAACAGGGCACGGGCCGGTCGGCCGGGTACCGGTTCGTCACCGAGGACGAGCTGAACGATCTGCGTGCACAGAACCGTGTCCTGGTGGAGACCCGCCGCTACGGCAATGTCTACGCAGTCGACCGGCGTCTCCTCGAGGAGCCTCAGAAGCACGGACAGGTACCGGTGGTGCACATGGGGAACGTCACCGACCTGCGCACCTTGTTGTCCGACACGGGGACGAGGTGGTTGCGTGTGCTGCTCTGGGTGCCACGAGGGGTGTGCGAGACCCGGTCCAGGCTGCGCAACGACGCCGATACCGCGAAACGGCTGAAGGCCTGGGACGAGACCGCGCGGGACCTCCTCGACTCCGACCTGCGTGACCTTTTCGATGTGGTGGTTCGCACCGACGAGGTGGAGCCCGAACAGGCTGCCCGGAAGGTCGTGGCCGCTCTCGACGGTCCGGCCGTGCCCGCTCGCCTGCCCGACGAACTGCGGGCGGCCGTGGACCTCGTCACCTGA